The DNA region GACCGCCACGAAGGCCAGTGCGAGGCGCGGCAGTGTCGAAGCGACGAGCGCGCGGACGGGGTCGGCGCCGGTGCCTGACCCGCGCGCCCGCCGGGCCACCGCCAGGCTGAACGCCGGGACCAGCACGAAGGCCATCCCGTCCTCGATCAGCAGCGTCGCCGCGACCTCCGGCACCGTCCAGGCCACCAGGAAGGCGTCCGTCTCGGTCCCGGCCCCGAAGAGGTGCGCGAGCGCCTGGTCCCGGCCCAGACCGAGCAGGGCACCGGCGATGGAGAGAACGGCGGTGACGAGCGTGGCCTTGGCGAGGAACCCGCGGGTGGGCGGGGCGACTTCGTCGGGCGGCACGGCATCGACGGGTGCGACCCGGGCCGCGGGCAACGTGATCGGGTTCCCGGCTTTGGCCTCCGTGCCGCGTCCCTCGGGCGCAACCCTCTCGCCGGGAGAGCCCTCGGGCGCGGGCGACGCACCGAGCCCCGTGCCCCCGGCCCCCGACCCCGACCCCGACCCCGACCCAAGACGATCCCCAGCCCCCGACCCCGGCCCCGGCCCCCCACGACCCCCGGTCCGGACCACCGCGTCCTCCCCCTCCGCCCGGGAGGGCGTCACCGTCATCGCTCCCCGGCCTCCTCGGAGGCCAGCGCCCACCAGGCGCCGAGCCCGAAGAGGACCGCGGTCAGCGCGGTCGAGGGGCCGCCGATGTCGGCGTACGCGAAGTCGACGAGCTGCCAGGTCAGCAGCCCGCACGCGACCAGCGCGCAGTCGAGGCCGTGCGGCGCCTGCCGCCGTGCGCGAAAGAGCCTGCGCAGCCCGCACACCAGCAGGGCCAGCCAGCTCCCGGCCAGCGCGAGCAGCCCCAGCAGCCCCTGCTCGCTGAGGATCAGCAAGTACATGTTGTGCGGCGACAGGAGCGGCTGGCGCTTGAAGCCGGCGCCCGCGCCCTCCGTGTCGCTGCCCGACGACAGCGCGAGCGAGGCGTGCCCGTCGCGATGGTCGGGGAAGCCCTTCAGCCCGACGCCGGTCAGCGGCTGGTCGCGCCACATGTCGACCGCGGCCGCCCACATCGTGTAACGGTCCGTCACCGACTGGTCCGGCGCGTCCGCGACCTGCGTGATGCTGCTGATCCGCTCCTGGAGCATCGCGGTGCCCACCCCGAGCCCGCCCACGAGAATCACCGACGCGGCCGCCACCACCGCGAACACCTTCACCGCCCGCCGCATCCCGGCGAGCGCCAGCTGGGCCCCGCACGTCACGGCCGTCGCGATCCACGCGCCCCGGCTGAACGACAGCGCGAGCGGCAGCAACAGGGCGAGTGAGCACAGAGCCGCCACCGTCCGCTGTCGGCCCGGTCCCGCCCCGAGCGCCAGCCCGAGCGAGCACACCACGCCGAAGGACACCACGGTCGCCATCCCCATGACGTCCGCCGCCCCGAACGTGCCGACCGCCCGGATCTCCTCGCCCATGTACGAGGCCCCGGTGCCGGTCGCGTACTGATGGACCCCGATCGCCCCCTGCCACAGCGCGAGCCCGATCAGCGACCAGGCGACCAGCCGCGCGTCCCGGCGGTCGCGGATCAGCAGCATGACCGCCGCGGGCACGAGCACGAAGATCTGCAGATAGCGCACGAGCCCGGTGATCCCCGCCCCCGGCGAGGCCGCCCCCGCCGCCGCGAGCGCGATCCCGACGACGGGCAGGGCGAGTACGACTGCAGCGGTACGGGACAGGGGGCGCCGGCGGTCGCGTACGAGACGGATCGCGCAGAACAGCACGACCAGACCCGACACGGCGTCGGCGACGGTGCCGCCTCCTCCGTCACCGCCCCCGGAGACCGGCAGCGCCATCATGGCGACGAGGGCCACCACGGGCAGCACGGGAAGGAAGCGGCGCGGCACCGACACGGCGGTCGTGGGAGGAGGAGCGGTCAGCAGCTGGGTCACGCGGTCAGCTCCCCGTCGGGCGCACGAGTGAGGCGGCGGTGCGCAGCAGGATGCACACGTCCTGCCAGAGCGACCAGTTGTCGATGTACGCGTTGTCGAACCGGCAGCGGTCCTCGATCGAGGTGTCACCGCGCAGCCCGTGGATCTGCGCGAGCCCGGTGATCCCGGTCCGCATCCGGTGACGGGCCGCGTAACCGGGGTACGTCTGACTGAACTGGCCCACGAAGTAGGGCCGTTCGGGCCGCGGGCCGACCAGGCTCATGTCGCCCCAGAAGACGTTCCACAGCTGGAGCAGCTCGTCCAGCGAGGACCGGCGCAGGAAACGGCAGAACCAGCTCATCTCGTGCTCGTTCGCCACGCTCCACCGCGTCGCCGCCTCGTGCGCGTCGACCGGCCGGTGCGTACGGAACTTCAGCAGCGTGAACGGCCGCCCGTCCTTGCCGATCCGCTCCTGCCGGAACACCACCCCGGGCCCGTCGCCGATCCGCAGCACGACCGCGCACACCAGCAGCACCGGACTGACCATCAGCAGCAGCACCCCGGACACCAGCACGTCCAGCAGCCGCTTCCCGGCGCTCCCGTACCGCCGCCCCACCGGCAGCCGCCGGCAGGCGAACCCCGCGAGCCGGTCCGCTCTCTCGTACGCCGGAGAGTCCGCGTCCACCTCCCACACCGCGCAGCCCGACTCGCCCAGCGCCCGCAGCAGCGGCCCCTGTTCGGCGCGCGCGGCGGGGCCCACGACGAGCACGTCCTGCACGCCGTTCTGGATGAGCGCCCGCTGGACCTCCTCGCCCGTGGTCAGGACCGGCAGTCCCTCGCCGCCGGACGTCTCGTCGGAGACGACGCCCACCGGCCGTACCCCGCAGCCCGGGTGGCGCAGGAAGGCGGCCGCCACGCGCTGTGCCGTCGCGGCCCGGCCGACCACGAGGGCCGAGCGCGGCCGTCGCAGCAGCGCCCGGCGCCGCCGCCCGTGCACAGCGCCGCGGCCCGCGCAGCTCGCCGCCGACTGCACCGCGCAGCCGAGGACCAGGGTGCGGGCGGACAGCGCGTGGTCCGGGGAGTACGCCGCGAGCAGGGCCGCGAGCGCGCACCAGCCCACCGCGATCCGGCCGCAGACGGCGGGCAGTTCGTCCAGGACCGCGGGGACGGGAGCGGCGCGGTACAGCGACCCGTGCGCGTTCAGCCACAGCACCGCGAGCACCAGCAGGACGAGCGGAAGCGGATGCGTCCAGGGCAGCACCAGGCCGCCGCCGAGCAGTGCCGCGCAGACGTCCGCGGCCGGCAGCGGCAGCCGCGAGGCACGCCGTACGAACGGCCGTCCGCCGCTGGGGAATCTGAAGCCGCCGTGGGCCTCGCGCGGCGGGATGACCGAGAC from Streptomyces sp. NBC_00258 includes:
- a CDS encoding O-antigen ligase family protein, with amino-acid sequence MTQLLTAPPPTTAVSVPRRFLPVLPVVALVAMMALPVSGGGDGGGGTVADAVSGLVVLFCAIRLVRDRRRPLSRTAAVVLALPVVGIALAAAGAASPGAGITGLVRYLQIFVLVPAAVMLLIRDRRDARLVAWSLIGLALWQGAIGVHQYATGTGASYMGEEIRAVGTFGAADVMGMATVVSFGVVCSLGLALGAGPGRQRTVAALCSLALLLPLALSFSRGAWIATAVTCGAQLALAGMRRAVKVFAVVAAASVILVGGLGVGTAMLQERISSITQVADAPDQSVTDRYTMWAAAVDMWRDQPLTGVGLKGFPDHRDGHASLALSSGSDTEGAGAGFKRQPLLSPHNMYLLILSEQGLLGLLALAGSWLALLVCGLRRLFRARRQAPHGLDCALVACGLLTWQLVDFAYADIGGPSTALTAVLFGLGAWWALASEEAGER
- a CDS encoding exopolysaccharide biosynthesis polyprenyl glycosylphosphotransferase, whose protein sequence is MTAESTVPSPGGRPRATDHGFSPVSVIPPREAHGGFRFPSGGRPFVRRASRLPLPAADVCAALLGGGLVLPWTHPLPLVLLVLAVLWLNAHGSLYRAAPVPAVLDELPAVCGRIAVGWCALAALLAAYSPDHALSARTLVLGCAVQSAASCAGRGAVHGRRRRALLRRPRSALVVGRAATAQRVAAAFLRHPGCGVRPVGVVSDETSGGEGLPVLTTGEEVQRALIQNGVQDVLVVGPAARAEQGPLLRALGESGCAVWEVDADSPAYERADRLAGFACRRLPVGRRYGSAGKRLLDVLVSGVLLLMVSPVLLVCAVVLRIGDGPGVVFRQERIGKDGRPFTLLKFRTHRPVDAHEAATRWSVANEHEMSWFCRFLRRSSLDELLQLWNVFWGDMSLVGPRPERPYFVGQFSQTYPGYAARHRMRTGITGLAQIHGLRGDTSIEDRCRFDNAYIDNWSLWQDVCILLRTAASLVRPTGS